A window of Deltaproteobacteria bacterium contains these coding sequences:
- a CDS encoding type II toxin-antitoxin system VapC family toxin produces MKTYILDTSVACAWYLNEKIATAARNWQQRLINNEISIIVPSLHYWEFGNVLRTYVRRGELATNLAYEIYQLHLEAPLKLAEPNNLAVLHRALDYQATMYDAVYIELAFSHKAPLITAERSTTAWVTKMGKLVHAL; encoded by the coding sequence ATGAAAACCTATATTCTTGACACTAGTGTAGCTTGCGCTTGGTATTTGAATGAAAAAATCGCAACAGCGGCGCGCAACTGGCAACAGCGTCTGATAAACAATGAAATATCTATTATTGTACCCTCACTACATTATTGGGAATTTGGCAATGTTTTGCGCACCTACGTACGTCGTGGTGAGCTTGCCACCAATCTTGCATATGAAATTTATCAATTGCATTTAGAGGCACCCTTAAAATTAGCCGAACCTAATAATCTCGCGGTATTACATCGTGCCTTAGATTATCAGGCCACTATGTATGACGCTGTTTATATTGAATTAGCGTTTTCGCATAAAGCGCCGCTTATAACTGCTGAGCGTAGCACTACTGCGTGGGTTACTAAAATGGGTAAATTGGTTCACGCTTTATAA
- a CDS encoding type II toxin-antitoxin system VapB family antitoxin — MVWCMRTNIVLNDDLISEALRLSQATSKSALVEEALRLFVEVRSEEQCRKTYKERLLKVQQAVANTRFRESSYEILRQDRER; from the coding sequence ATGGTTTGGTGTATGAGAACTAATATTGTACTTAATGACGATTTAATTAGTGAAGCACTGCGACTGTCACAAGCGACAAGTAAAAGTGCTTTGGTCGAAGAAGCCTTGCGACTTTTTGTAGAAGTACGTTCTGAAGAACAATGCCGCAAAACCTATAAAGAACGCCTTCTTAAAGTTCAACAAGCTGTGGCGAACACACGTTTTCGTGAAAGTAGTTATGAAATATTGCGGCAAGACCGTGAACGCTAA
- a CDS encoding cation:proton antiporter — protein sequence MTLWLALVTTFLYPALATANEAGGHADPVTNVALFLVIILVAASLGGDLAVRLGQPAVLGELIGGVIVGNLSLLGFHGFEAIKTDAAIDMLSRIGVLILLFEVGLESTVGQMLKVGLSSLLVAMFGVIAPFALGWGVSSWLMPHESSYVHAFIGATLTATSVGITARVLKDLNKSKSTEARIILGAAVIDDVLGLVILAVVTGIIVAANKGAEFTPSEVALTLAKAIGFLVGALVLGLLLSKRLFVLASKMRARGMLLATGLSFCFFLSWLAGLIGLAPIVGAFAAGLILEETHYHDFIDRGEHSLDELIHPISSFLVPVFFVVMGMRTDIRSFMQPGVLGLAVALTVVAIIGKQICSLGVLGKGIDRLSVGIGMIPRGEVGLIFANIGLALYIGGHEVINQATFSAVVVMVIVTTLVTPPLLKWSLGRIDKKGSKAT from the coding sequence ATGACTTTGTGGTTAGCGTTAGTTACAACTTTTTTATATCCCGCACTTGCAACTGCTAATGAAGCCGGTGGTCATGCTGACCCAGTAACTAATGTTGCCCTTTTTTTGGTAATCATTCTTGTTGCAGCCAGCTTAGGTGGTGATTTAGCGGTTAGATTAGGTCAGCCAGCAGTACTTGGTGAATTGATTGGCGGCGTAATTGTCGGAAACCTTTCATTGTTAGGCTTTCATGGTTTTGAAGCTATCAAAACCGATGCTGCAATTGACATGCTCTCGCGTATTGGAGTGCTGATTTTGCTTTTTGAAGTTGGACTTGAATCAACAGTTGGGCAAATGCTGAAAGTTGGGCTTTCCTCACTTTTAGTAGCGATGTTCGGTGTCATTGCGCCTTTTGCTCTTGGTTGGGGAGTAAGCTCTTGGCTAATGCCTCACGAAAGTTCTTACGTACACGCATTTATTGGTGCCACCTTAACCGCTACCAGCGTGGGTATTACCGCCCGAGTGTTAAAAGACCTCAATAAATCAAAAAGCACTGAAGCGCGTATCATACTAGGGGCAGCGGTTATCGACGACGTGCTAGGTCTAGTTATTTTGGCGGTGGTCACAGGAATAATTGTTGCGGCAAACAAAGGTGCAGAATTTACCCCGAGTGAAGTTGCTTTAACATTAGCCAAAGCCATTGGTTTTTTAGTTGGCGCATTAGTGTTAGGCTTACTTTTATCTAAACGTTTGTTTGTGCTAGCTTCAAAAATGCGCGCCCGTGGTATGTTGCTTGCCACTGGTCTTAGTTTTTGTTTCTTTCTTTCATGGCTGGCTGGTTTAATAGGTTTAGCTCCTATAGTTGGTGCATTTGCTGCTGGTCTCATTTTAGAAGAGACACATTATCATGATTTTATCGATCGCGGTGAACATAGTCTTGATGAATTGATTCATCCGATATCATCATTTTTAGTGCCGGTCTTTTTTGTGGTTATGGGTATGCGCACCGATATTCGCTCATTTATGCAGCCAGGTGTTTTAGGTTTAGCAGTGGCCCTCACGGTGGTGGCGATTATTGGTAAACAAATTTGTTCGCTCGGAGTGTTAGGCAAAGGTATTGATAGATTATCTGTTGGTATTGGGATGATTCCGCGTGGTGAGGTTGGGCTTATCTTCGCCAACATCGGTTTGGCTCTTTATATCGGTGGTCATGAAGTTATTAATCAAGCGACATTTTCTGCGGTAGTGGTGATGGTTATTGTGACTACATTAGTTACCCCACCATTACTTAAATGGAGCTTAGGGCGCATTGATAAAAAAGGCAGCAAGGCTACATAA